A region from the Campylobacter subantarcticus LMG 24377 genome encodes:
- a CDS encoding DUF6194 family protein, with protein MSENLTIDFIQEYIKSNFKDLVYKFTYKEYSFFYNPDKALKNGVYFCTIKENDGVNDKASNLNREGVFRLSCSLCNQDYQKLFGQKSKKALKGEVVSLNYDFSMLDFIMPHPIYAYMGYICINNPSRKNFEIFKDYLELSYQKATKTYKKRIVVL; from the coding sequence ATGAGTGAAAATTTAACTATAGATTTTATTCAAGAATATATCAAGTCTAATTTTAAAGACTTGGTATATAAATTTACTTATAAAGAATATAGCTTTTTTTATAATCCTGATAAGGCTTTAAAAAATGGAGTTTATTTTTGCACTATTAAAGAAAATGATGGAGTAAATGATAAAGCTTCAAATTTAAATAGAGAAGGTGTGTTTCGCCTAAGTTGTTCTCTTTGCAATCAAGATTACCAAAAGCTTTTTGGTCAAAAATCTAAAAAAGCTTTAAAGGGTGAGGTTGTTAGTTTAAATTATGATTTTTCTATGCTCGACTTTATCATGCCTCATCCAATTTATGCTTATATGGGATATATTTGCATCAACAACCCTTCTAGAAAAAATTTTGAAATTTTCAAAGATTATCTTGAGCTTTCATATCAAAAAGCTACAAAAACTTATAAAAAAAGGATAGTGGTATTATGA
- a CDS encoding biotin--[acetyl-CoA-carboxylase] ligase: MEIVYFDELESTQVYLSDKIRSEEVIENTAICAFVQSAGIGSRDNTWQSKQGNLHVSFCIKTQELAQDLPLASASIYFAFLMKEVLQRKNSKVWIKWPNDFYIEDKKIGGLMSSKINDFLVVGMGVNLKYAPFNAEILDIEVDVPKLLNEYFSYVDEKILWKNIFSKYMLEFEKSRNFFIHNEGKILSLKDALLYKDGSILLDNKRIYSLR; the protein is encoded by the coding sequence TTGGAGATAGTTTATTTTGATGAACTTGAATCAACTCAAGTTTATTTAAGTGATAAAATTCGTAGCGAGGAAGTTATAGAAAATACTGCTATTTGTGCTTTTGTTCAAAGTGCTGGTATAGGTAGTAGGGATAATACTTGGCAAAGTAAGCAAGGAAATTTGCATGTATCTTTTTGTATAAAAACTCAAGAATTAGCACAAGATCTTCCTTTGGCTTCTGCTAGTATATATTTCGCATTTTTAATGAAAGAAGTATTGCAAAGAAAAAATTCAAAAGTATGGATTAAATGGCCTAATGATTTTTATATAGAAGATAAAAAAATAGGTGGCTTGATGAGCTCTAAAATCAATGATTTTTTGGTTGTAGGAATGGGGGTTAATCTTAAATATGCTCCATTTAATGCTGAAATTTTAGACATAGAAGTAGATGTACCAAAACTTTTAAATGAGTATTTTTCTTATGTAGATGAGAAAATTTTATGGAAGAATATTTTTAGCAAGTATATGCTAGAATTTGAAAAATCAAGAAATTTTTTTATACATAATGAAGGTAAGATTTTATCTTTAAAAGATGCTTTGTTGTATAAAGATGGTTCTATATTGTTAGATAATAAAAGGATATATAGTTTAAGATGA
- a CDS encoding ParA family protein: MSEIITIANQKGGVGKTTTAINLAASLAVAEKKVLLIDIDPQANATTGLGFNRSNYEYNIYHVFIGRKKLSEIILKTELPQLYLAPSNISLVGIEQEVVKESGEYRTILREKIKEIAKDYDFIIIDSPPALGSITVNAFAASDSVIIPIQCEFYALEGVAMVLNTIKFVKKTINPKLKIKGFLPTMYSSQNNLSKDTVEDLKQNFKQKLFRTGDNEDDFIIIPRNVKLAESPSYGKPIILYDIKSPGSVAYQNLAHSILG; the protein is encoded by the coding sequence ATGAGTGAGATAATAACTATTGCAAATCAAAAAGGTGGAGTGGGTAAAACTACTACCGCTATTAATCTAGCGGCTTCTTTAGCAGTAGCTGAAAAAAAGGTTCTTTTGATAGATATTGATCCACAAGCCAATGCTACAACAGGACTTGGTTTTAATAGAAGTAATTATGAGTATAATATTTACCATGTTTTTATAGGCAGAAAAAAACTTTCTGAGATTATTTTAAAAACCGAACTTCCACAGTTATATTTAGCACCTTCTAATATTTCTTTGGTGGGTATCGAGCAAGAAGTAGTAAAAGAAAGCGGAGAATATAGAACGATTTTAAGAGAAAAAATTAAAGAAATTGCTAAAGATTATGATTTTATTATCATTGATTCACCTCCTGCACTTGGAAGCATTACGGTAAATGCTTTTGCAGCAAGCGATAGCGTTATTATCCCTATACAATGTGAGTTTTATGCGCTTGAGGGTGTTGCGATGGTTTTAAATACTATTAAATTTGTGAAAAAAACTATCAATCCAAAGTTAAAAATAAAAGGTTTTTTGCCAACTATGTATAGCTCGCAAAATAATCTTTCAAAAGATACTGTGGAAGATTTAAAGCAAAATTTTAAACAAAAGCTATTTAGAACAGGTGATAATGAAGATGATTTCATCATCATACCAAGAAATGTAAAACTTGCTGAAAGTCCAAGCTATGGAAAGCCTATTATACTTTATGATATAAAATCCCCAGGTTCAGTGGCATATCAAAATTTAGCACATTCTATATTAGGATAA
- a CDS encoding F0F1 ATP synthase subunit B gives MLKKITLLSILPFYAFAAGNGSGEYDIIPRAVNFVLFAAILYYFIATPLKNFYNGRIAKIASRMNEIQEKLIASKNHKLEMMKKLDLAKQDAVNAVALAKKEAEIITEKIENETKMEIKALEKTYEEHKEYEIRKMEKEVVQAVLEEIFEDQNLQLQQKEILNIMMKKVS, from the coding sequence ATGTTAAAAAAAATTACATTATTATCAATACTTCCTTTTTATGCTTTTGCAGCAGGTAATGGAAGTGGTGAGTATGATATCATTCCAAGAGCGGTTAATTTTGTTTTATTTGCTGCTATTTTGTATTATTTTATAGCAACACCTTTGAAAAATTTCTATAATGGTAGAATTGCAAAGATTGCATCTAGAATGAATGAAATTCAAGAAAAACTTATTGCAAGTAAAAATCATAAATTAGAAATGATGAAAAAATTAGATTTAGCTAAACAAGATGCTGTTAATGCGGTTGCTCTTGCAAAAAAAGAAGCAGAAATTATTACTGAAAAAATCGAAAATGAAACAAAAATGGAAATTAAGGCTCTAGAAAAAACTTACGAAGAACACAAAGAATATGAAATAAGAAAAATGGAAAAAGAAGTTGTGCAAGCAGTTTTAGAAGAAATTTTTGAAGATCAAAATTTACAGCTGCAACAAAAAGAAATTTTAAATATCATGATGAAAAAGGTGTCTTGA
- the atpG gene encoding ATP synthase F1 subunit gamma — translation MSNLKEIKRKIKSVHNTQKTTNAMKLVSTAKLRKAEEAAKKSKVYAQKIDEVLSEIAFKMNQYEGLDDKLPFFRKKENIEKMDIVFITADKGLCGGFNIKTIKTVNEMLEECKAKKIKVRLRAIGKTGIEYFNFQNIEILEKYLDTSSSPDYEKACAIIHSAVDDFMNEVTDKVVIVHNGYKNMISQEIRINELLPVQAIASKEEQNSQSLMDLEPEDGEILHDLLKTYFEYNMYFSLVDSLAAEHSARMQAMDNAANNAKARVKQLNLAYNKARQESITTELIEIISGVESMK, via the coding sequence ATGTCTAATTTAAAAGAAATAAAAAGAAAAATTAAAAGCGTACATAATACGCAAAAAACAACCAATGCAATGAAGCTTGTCTCTACTGCTAAATTAAGAAAAGCAGAAGAGGCGGCTAAAAAGTCAAAAGTTTATGCTCAAAAAATTGATGAAGTTTTATCTGAAATTGCTTTTAAGATGAATCAATATGAAGGGCTTGATGACAAACTTCCATTTTTTAGAAAAAAAGAAAATATCGAAAAAATGGATATTGTTTTTATTACTGCGGATAAAGGTTTGTGTGGCGGCTTCAACATTAAAACTATAAAAACAGTAAATGAAATGCTTGAAGAATGTAAAGCAAAAAAAATCAAGGTAAGATTGAGAGCGATTGGTAAAACAGGTATAGAGTATTTTAATTTTCAAAACATTGAAATTTTAGAAAAATATCTTGATACAAGTTCAAGTCCAGACTATGAAAAAGCTTGTGCGATTATTCATAGTGCTGTTGATGATTTTATGAATGAAGTTACAGATAAAGTTGTAATTGTACATAATGGCTATAAAAATATGATTTCTCAAGAAATTCGTATTAATGAATTATTGCCAGTGCAAGCCATAGCAAGCAAAGAAGAACAAAATTCTCAGTCTTTAATGGATTTAGAGCCTGAAGATGGAGAAATTTTACATGATTTATTAAAAACTTATTTTGAATATAATATGTATTTTTCTTTGGTTGATTCTTTGGCAGCTGAACATAGCGCAAGAATGCAGGCTATGGATAATGCAGCTAATAATGCAAAAGCAAGAGTTAAGCAACTTAACTTAGCTTACAATAAAGCAAGACAAGAGTCTATTACCACTGAGTTGATAGAAATTATCAGTGGTGTTGAGTCAATGAAATAA
- the fmt gene encoding methionyl-tRNA formyltransferase gives MKNIIFMGTPSYATCILKELVDKGFNVQALFTQPDKPVGRKQILTPSDTKKFVLENNLNIEIFTPKSLKDENIIKKTKSLKPDFIVVAAYGKILPKEILDIAPCINLHASLLPKYRGASPIQSAILNGDKISGVCTMLMEEGLDSGAILESIECDIEGKNSTEVFIMLSNLAAKLTISTLLNFEKIIPKKQDENLVIHCKKIKKEDGLIALDNASEIYQKFLAFMPWPGIFLENGIKFLDIELIDNEKTQKSGVILQIEKESFLLSCKKGILRIKTLQESGKKALDAKTYLNGKRLKLGDSLF, from the coding sequence ATGAAAAATATCATTTTTATGGGAACTCCCTCTTATGCAACTTGTATTTTAAAAGAGCTTGTTGATAAAGGATTTAATGTCCAAGCCTTATTTACCCAGCCTGATAAACCCGTGGGAAGAAAGCAAATTTTAACCCCAAGTGATACTAAAAAATTTGTTTTAGAAAATAATTTAAATATAGAAATTTTCACTCCAAAAAGCTTAAAAGATGAAAATATAATCAAGAAAACCAAAAGTTTAAAACCTGATTTTATAGTTGTTGCTGCTTATGGGAAAATTTTACCAAAAGAAATTTTAGATATTGCTCCTTGTATCAATTTACACGCTTCTTTACTTCCTAAATATCGTGGTGCTTCACCTATACAAAGTGCTATTTTAAATGGGGATAAAATAAGTGGGGTTTGTACTATGCTTATGGAAGAAGGGCTTGATAGTGGTGCAATTTTAGAAAGTATAGAATGTGATATAGAAGGTAAAAATTCAACCGAAGTTTTTATCATGCTTTCAAATTTGGCAGCTAAGCTTACTATTTCTACACTTTTGAATTTTGAAAAAATTATTCCAAAAAAGCAAGATGAAAATTTAGTTATACATTGTAAAAAAATCAAAAAAGAAGACGGATTGATAGCTTTAGATAATGCAAGTGAAATTTATCAAAAATTTTTAGCTTTTATGCCTTGGCCTGGAATTTTTTTAGAAAATGGTATAAAATTTTTAGATATAGAATTAATCGATAATGAAAAAACTCAAAAATCAGGTGTGATTTTACAAATAGAAAAGGAAAGCTTTTTGCTTTCATGTAAAAAAGGTATTTTAAGGATTAAAACTTTACAAGAAAGTGGAAAAAAAGCTTTAGATGCCAAGACTTATTTAAATGGAAAAAGGTTAAAACTTGGAGATAGTTTATTTTGA
- a CDS encoding FoF1 ATP synthase subunit B' yields the protein MFNDVHFSIMIATGVIFLLMIAILNSMLYKPLIKFMDSRDLTIKNDEEKMKKNSDDVSNVESELEKIHIQTRDEINQIKAKAIEEAKLKQEKELSTRKRELEDQMLVFLKSLREKEKELKEEMRLKMPEFKQSFKNSLSKI from the coding sequence ATGTTTAATGATGTACATTTTTCCATCATGATAGCCACCGGTGTCATTTTTTTGCTTATGATAGCAATTTTAAATTCTATGCTCTATAAACCTTTGATTAAATTTATGGATTCTAGAGATTTAACCATAAAAAATGATGAAGAAAAAATGAAAAAAAATTCTGATGATGTTTCAAATGTGGAAAGTGAATTGGAAAAAATTCATATCCAAACAAGAGATGAAATCAATCAAATCAAAGCAAAAGCTATAGAGGAAGCTAAATTAAAACAAGAAAAAGAATTATCAACACGAAAAAGAGAATTAGAAGATCAAATGCTTGTTTTTCTTAAAAGTTTAAGAGAAAAAGAAAAAGAGTTAAAAGAAGAAATGCGTTTAAAAATGCCAGAATTTAAACAAAGCTTTAAAAACAGCTTGAGTAAAATTTAA
- the obgE gene encoding GTPase ObgE produces MFIDNVKLVLSSGNGGKGAVSFRREKHVPLGGPDGGDGGNGGDVYFICDNNTHTLVHFKGKKELKAQNGQPGLGRNKNGKRGESLELIVPQGTQVIDAQSGEVLLDMLVEGQKELFLKGGKGGLGNTHFKNSTNQRPDYAQSGVTGKTLSVRLELKLIADVGLVGFPNVGKSTLVSVVSNARPEIANYEFTTLTPKLGMVEVDDYNSFVMADIPGIIEGASDGRGLGLEFLRHIERTSFLLFVLDPLREMSLKEQFCILRKELEKFSDKLYARNFGLMLSKSDSVNLGEEFAQKMEDDYNELKAYLQSQNNPQSFFAKVSSLEKTGLKELKFMLLEEIKKIRNQNNL; encoded by the coding sequence ATGTTTATAGATAATGTAAAATTAGTTTTAAGTTCAGGTAATGGTGGTAAAGGTGCTGTGAGTTTTCGCCGTGAAAAACATGTTCCACTCGGTGGGCCTGATGGTGGTGATGGTGGAAATGGCGGTGATGTATATTTTATATGTGATAATAATACCCATACGCTAGTACACTTTAAAGGTAAAAAAGAACTTAAAGCACAAAATGGCCAGCCAGGCTTAGGTCGTAATAAAAACGGCAAAAGAGGAGAGAGCTTAGAATTAATCGTCCCTCAAGGTACTCAAGTAATTGATGCACAAAGCGGGGAGGTTTTACTTGATATGCTAGTAGAGGGCCAAAAAGAATTATTTTTAAAAGGTGGTAAAGGCGGTCTTGGTAATACTCATTTTAAAAACTCTACTAATCAACGCCCAGATTACGCACAATCAGGTGTTACAGGAAAAACTTTAAGTGTGCGTTTAGAATTAAAACTCATAGCAGATGTTGGGCTTGTAGGCTTTCCAAATGTAGGAAAATCCACTCTTGTAAGCGTAGTGTCTAATGCAAGACCCGAAATAGCTAATTATGAATTTACTACTTTAACTCCAAAACTTGGTATGGTTGAAGTAGATGATTATAATTCTTTTGTGATGGCAGACATTCCAGGTATTATAGAAGGTGCAAGCGATGGTAGGGGTTTGGGACTTGAGTTTTTAAGACACATAGAAAGGACTTCTTTTTTGCTTTTTGTACTTGATCCATTAAGAGAGATGAGCTTAAAAGAACAATTTTGTATTTTAAGAAAAGAATTGGAAAAATTTTCAGACAAGCTTTATGCAAGAAATTTTGGTTTAATGCTTTCAAAAAGTGATAGTGTAAATTTAGGCGAAGAATTTGCTCAAAAAATGGAAGATGATTATAATGAGCTAAAAGCTTATTTACAAAGTCAAAATAATCCACAAAGTTTTTTTGCTAAAGTATCAAGCCTTGAAAAAACTGGGCTTAAAGAGCTTAAATTTATGCTTTTAGAAGAAATTAAAAAAATTAGAAATCAAAATAATCTTTGA
- a CDS encoding ParB/RepB/Spo0J family partition protein, which yields MAKKSALGRGLSSILADIDEVYEKELGSNEGRIEEIDIDLISPNPYQPRKNFDTQALEELAGSIKEYGLIQPVVVFKKDEFDYILIAGERRFRACKLLKKDQIKAVILNVDDIKLRELALIENIQRENLNPIELAHSYKELLEIHDITQEKLADLIHKSRPQIANTLRLLNLNEQTQNFLIEGKISQGHAKVLVGLEKEEEKMIVDTIIGQKLNVRETEKLIKNFKNTNQLEKNTTSNKQYQSIINLKEKIESLGLKVNTKNLKITINFENEDEVKEFLKTIN from the coding sequence ATGGCAAAAAAAAGTGCATTAGGAAGAGGTTTAAGTAGTATTTTGGCTGATATTGATGAGGTTTATGAAAAAGAATTAGGCTCTAATGAAGGCAGAATAGAAGAAATTGATATAGATTTAATTAGTCCAAATCCTTATCAGCCAAGAAAAAATTTTGACACCCAAGCCTTAGAAGAACTTGCAGGATCTATTAAAGAATATGGTTTGATTCAGCCTGTTGTAGTTTTTAAAAAAGATGAATTTGATTATATTTTAATAGCAGGTGAGAGAAGATTTAGAGCATGTAAACTTTTAAAAAAAGATCAGATTAAGGCTGTAATTTTAAATGTAGATGATATAAAATTACGCGAGCTTGCCTTAATAGAAAATATTCAAAGAGAAAATTTAAATCCTATAGAATTAGCACATTCTTACAAAGAATTGCTAGAAATTCATGATATCACTCAAGAAAAATTAGCAGATCTTATTCATAAATCAAGACCGCAAATTGCAAATACATTAAGACTTTTAAATTTAAACGAGCAAACGCAAAATTTTCTTATAGAAGGTAAAATTTCTCAAGGTCATGCAAAAGTTTTAGTGGGGCTTGAAAAAGAAGAAGAAAAAATGATAGTTGATACTATCATAGGGCAAAAACTCAATGTAAGAGAAACAGAAAAATTAATTAAAAATTTTAAAAATACAAATCAATTAGAAAAAAACACAACTTCAAATAAACAATATCAATCAATAATAAATTTAAAAGAAAAAATTGAATCTTTAGGTTTAAAAGTAAATACAAAAAATTTAAAAATTACTATAAATTTTGAAAATGAAGATGAGGTTAAGGAATTTCTAAAGACAATAAATTAA
- a CDS encoding F0F1 ATP synthase subunit delta: protein MEKVIAKTYAKAILERNDFEYFYSNLLELSSAFASNKFMDILNSYEIKQDKKLELILSLLDNPSDTFKNFINLIVDNKREMLIPEITKELSEQKALKENTFLGQVYSKEKLSEEEIRNLEEKLSHKFNAKIRLDSKISDNDSVKISLDGLGYEISFSMQSLKAKMNEYILKAI, encoded by the coding sequence ATGGAAAAAGTAATTGCTAAAACATACGCAAAGGCAATATTAGAAAGAAATGATTTTGAGTATTTTTATTCTAATTTATTGGAGTTAAGCTCAGCTTTTGCATCTAATAAATTTATGGATATTTTAAATTCTTACGAAATAAAACAAGATAAAAAACTAGAATTAATACTTTCATTGCTAGATAATCCAAGTGATACTTTTAAAAATTTTATAAATTTAATTGTGGATAACAAAAGAGAAATGTTAATTCCAGAAATCACTAAAGAATTAAGTGAGCAAAAAGCATTAAAAGAGAATACATTTTTAGGTCAAGTTTATTCAAAAGAAAAATTAAGTGAAGAAGAAATTAGAAATTTAGAGGAAAAACTTAGCCATAAATTTAATGCAAAAATTAGATTAGATAGTAAAATAAGTGATAATGACAGTGTAAAAATTAGCTTAGATGGACTTGGATATGAAATTTCATTTTCAATGCAAAGCTTAAAAGCTAAAATGAATGAATATATATTAAAAGCAATTTAA
- the atpA gene encoding F0F1 ATP synthase subunit alpha: MKFKADEISSIIKERIEKFDFNLEIEETGKIISVADGVAKVYGLKNAMAGEMVEFENGEKGMVLNLEESSVGIVILGKGLGLKEGSSVKRLKKLLKVPVGDALIGRVVNALGEPIDAKGVIEASEYRFIEEKAKGIMARKSVHEPLHTGIKAIDALVPIGRGQRELIIGDRQTGKTTVAIDTIISQKGKDVICIYVAIGQKQSTVAQVVKKLEEYGAMDYTIVVNAGASDAAALQYLAPYAGVTMGEYFRDNSRHALIVYDDLSKHAVAYREMSLILRRPPGREAYPGDVFYLHSRLLERASKLSDELGAGSLTALPIIETQAGDVSAYIPTNVISITDGQIFLETDLFNSGIRPAINVGLSVSRVGGAAQIKATKQVSGTLRLDLAQYRELQAFAQFASDLDEASRKQLERGQRMVEVLKQPPYSPLSVENQVVMIYAGTKGYLDDIAISKIGEFETALYPFIEAKYPEIFEQIRTKKALDKDLEEKLAKALSEFKANHI, translated from the coding sequence ATGAAATTTAAAGCAGATGAAATTAGTTCTATTATAAAAGAGAGAATTGAAAAATTTGACTTTAATCTTGAAATAGAAGAAACCGGTAAAATTATTTCAGTTGCTGATGGTGTTGCTAAGGTATATGGCCTTAAAAATGCTATGGCTGGAGAAATGGTTGAATTTGAAAATGGCGAAAAAGGTATGGTGCTTAACCTTGAAGAATCAAGCGTAGGTATTGTTATCTTAGGTAAAGGACTTGGACTTAAAGAAGGAAGTTCAGTTAAGAGGCTAAAAAAACTTCTAAAAGTTCCGGTGGGCGATGCGTTAATAGGCCGTGTTGTAAATGCTTTAGGTGAGCCAATTGACGCTAAAGGTGTAATTGAAGCAAGTGAATATCGCTTTATAGAAGAAAAAGCAAAGGGTATTATGGCTAGAAAAAGCGTTCACGAGCCATTACACACAGGTATTAAAGCGATTGATGCTTTGGTTCCAATCGGTAGAGGTCAAAGAGAATTGATCATCGGTGATAGACAAACTGGTAAAACTACTGTAGCTATTGACACTATCATTAGTCAAAAAGGTAAAGATGTTATTTGTATTTATGTTGCGATAGGTCAAAAGCAAAGTACAGTAGCTCAAGTAGTTAAAAAGCTTGAAGAATATGGTGCAATGGATTATACTATAGTGGTGAATGCAGGTGCATCAGATGCCGCAGCATTGCAATATCTTGCACCATATGCTGGGGTAACTATGGGCGAGTATTTTAGAGATAATTCAAGACATGCGTTGATCGTTTATGATGATTTAAGTAAACACGCTGTTGCATATCGTGAAATGTCTTTGATTTTACGTCGTCCTCCAGGTCGTGAAGCATATCCTGGTGATGTATTTTATCTACATTCAAGATTACTTGAAAGAGCAAGTAAACTAAGTGATGAACTTGGTGCAGGAAGTTTGACCGCATTACCAATTATCGAAACTCAAGCAGGCGATGTATCAGCATATATTCCAACCAATGTTATTTCAATTACAGATGGGCAAATCTTCTTGGAAACAGATTTGTTTAACTCAGGTATTCGTCCTGCAATTAACGTTGGTTTATCAGTATCTCGTGTTGGTGGTGCTGCGCAAATCAAAGCAACAAAACAAGTTTCAGGTACACTAAGACTTGATTTAGCTCAATATAGAGAGTTGCAAGCTTTTGCGCAATTTGCAAGTGATTTGGATGAAGCTAGTAGAAAACAGCTTGAGCGTGGACAAAGAATGGTTGAAGTATTAAAACAACCTCCTTATTCTCCACTTTCAGTAGAAAATCAAGTTGTAATGATTTATGCAGGAACAAAAGGTTATTTAGATGATATCGCTATTTCAAAAATTGGAGAATTTGAAACAGCTTTATATCCATTTATTGAGGCTAAATATCCAGAAATTTTTGAGCAAATTAGAACGAAAAAAGCTTTAGATAAAGACTTAGAAGAAAAACTAGCTAAAGCATTGAGTGAGTTTAAAGCAAACCATATATAA